From a single Coriobacteriaceae bacterium genomic region:
- a CDS encoding ferrous iron transport protein A, producing MKTLGDVKVGESSTIVKLHGEGALRRHLMDLGLIKGTSFKVVKVAPLGDPVEINVRGYELSIRKEEAAVVEVQ from the coding sequence ATGAAGACGTTGGGTGACGTTAAGGTGGGCGAGAGCTCCACCATCGTCAAGCTTCACGGTGAGGGTGCGCTTCGCCGCCACCTTATGGACTTGGGGCTCATCAAGGGCACTTCGTTCAAGGTCGTGAAGGTCGCGCCGCTCGGTGATCCGGTCGAGATCAACGTACGCGGCTACGAGCTTTCCATCCGCAAGGAGGAGGCGGCCGTCGTCGAGGTCCAGTAA
- a CDS encoding ferrous iron transport protein A — translation MSCGPQMPAMPLSMVKAGETVRVSRVKGNEDMKHHLKDLGFVEGNEIHVVSSSGANIIVTVLGARFGIDSKVAMHIMTVG, via the coding sequence ATGTCTTGCGGACCGCAGATGCCGGCCATGCCGCTTTCGATGGTAAAAGCGGGCGAAACCGTGCGCGTGTCTCGTGTAAAGGGCAATGAGGACATGAAGCACCACCTCAAGGACCTCGGCTTTGTCGAGGGCAACGAAATCCACGTGGTGAGCTCGAGTGGTGCCAATATCATCGTCACGGTGCTGGGCGCACGCTTTGGCATCGATTCCAAGGTTGCCATGCACATCATGACCGTCGGTTAG
- a CDS encoding HPr family phosphocarrier protein, producing MVEFTKTIKDPLGLHARPVALLYDIIAKHRSDVSVSIGDRHTDGRDVIGLMALCGECGEDVVFRVSGVDEASCVTSIRNLSL from the coding sequence ATGGTCGAATTTACGAAGACGATTAAAGATCCGTTGGGATTGCATGCCCGCCCGGTTGCGCTGCTCTATGACATCATTGCCAAGCATCGTAGCGACGTGTCAGTCAGTATCGGCGATCGCCACACGGATGGCCGCGACGTTATAGGGCTCATGGCACTCTGCGGTGAATGTGGCGAAGACGTCGTGTTCCGCGTTTCGGGCGTGGATGAGGCCTCCTGTGTCACATCGATCAGAAATCTCTCGCTCTAA
- a CDS encoding amino acid permease: MSSEKRGTIGSFALLGMTVAAVFGIKNIINNNAAIGLAAAPSFFFATLLYFVPYTLVTAEFVGLNKDSESGVYAWVKTSMGGRWAFLTAFSYWFVNLFYFASVLPNVIIYASYVFFGANAELSQLWITIIEIVVFAIATWVSTKGAKWIGSISSFGSTAALGLTAVFILLSLAAAFGGVEFATAPTPANMAPDMSNFATMWGFFGTLAWIIQGVGGAESVGVFLNDLKGGVKAFVRTVVIAGLTIGLLYAGASLLVNLFIPEGGVAISTGIFDVFGAVFAHFGIPMEVSTRVIGLILLAATLGSLMMWTSAPIKVFFTEIPKGVFGSKIVELNEHGIPARAAWLQFAIVVPILIIPALGSGNLDDLLMIVTNMTAATALLPPLLILLAYFMLRKNFDAAPRGFRMGSRSFGLVVAVFLLVVFCFVLICGTIPLDQPLWLTLVYNVGGVVVFLGLAVMWYNRYINRLRETDPEAAESELRPSVLDMME, from the coding sequence ATGAGCTCTGAAAAACGAGGAACGATTGGTTCGTTCGCTCTGCTGGGCATGACGGTCGCCGCCGTGTTCGGTATCAAGAACATCATCAACAACAACGCGGCTATCGGCTTGGCAGCCGCGCCGTCGTTCTTCTTCGCCACGCTTTTGTACTTTGTCCCCTATACCCTGGTTACCGCCGAGTTTGTCGGCCTCAACAAGGACTCCGAGTCGGGCGTGTACGCCTGGGTCAAGACCTCGATGGGCGGCCGCTGGGCGTTCCTGACGGCGTTTAGCTACTGGTTCGTCAACCTGTTCTACTTTGCGTCCGTCCTGCCCAACGTCATCATCTACGCGAGCTACGTGTTCTTTGGTGCCAATGCCGAGCTTTCGCAGCTGTGGATCACCATTATCGAGATCGTCGTCTTTGCTATCGCCACGTGGGTTTCGACCAAGGGCGCTAAGTGGATCGGCTCTATTTCCTCCTTCGGTTCGACCGCGGCTCTCGGCCTGACTGCCGTGTTCATCCTGCTGTCCCTGGCTGCTGCCTTTGGCGGCGTTGAGTTCGCTACGGCTCCCACGCCCGCCAACATGGCTCCCGACATGAGCAACTTCGCCACTATGTGGGGCTTCTTCGGTACGCTTGCCTGGATCATCCAGGGCGTTGGCGGCGCTGAGTCTGTCGGCGTGTTCCTTAACGACCTTAAGGGTGGCGTCAAGGCCTTCGTGCGCACCGTCGTTATCGCCGGCCTGACCATCGGCCTTCTGTATGCAGGCGCTTCGCTGCTGGTCAACCTGTTCATTCCCGAGGGCGGCGTTGCCATCTCCACCGGCATCTTCGACGTGTTCGGCGCTGTCTTTGCCCACTTTGGCATTCCTATGGAAGTGTCCACGCGCGTCATCGGCTTGATCCTTCTCGCCGCTACGCTGGGTTCCCTCATGATGTGGACCTCCGCTCCCATCAAGGTCTTCTTCACCGAGATCCCCAAGGGCGTCTTTGGTAGCAAGATCGTCGAGCTCAACGAGCACGGCATTCCTGCCCGCGCTGCCTGGCTGCAGTTCGCCATCGTCGTCCCCATCCTGATCATCCCGGCCCTGGGCTCTGGTAACCTCGACGACCTGCTCATGATCGTCACCAACATGACGGCTGCCACCGCTCTGCTCCCGCCGCTGCTGATTCTGCTTGCCTACTTTATGCTGCGCAAGAACTTCGATGCTGCTCCCCGTGGCTTCCGCATGGGCTCGCGCAGCTTTGGCCTGGTCGTTGCCGTATTCCTGCTTGTGGTCTTCTGCTTCGTGCTTATCTGCGGCACCATTCCGCTCGATCAGCCGCTGTGGCTGACGCTGGTCTACAACGTTGGCGGCGTGGTTGTCTTCCTGGGCCTTGCCGTGATGTGGTACAACCGCTATATCAACCGTCTGCGCGAGACCGATCCCGAGGCCGCCGAGAGCGAGCTGCGCCCCTCCGTCCTCGACATGATGGAGTAG
- a CDS encoding DUF4981 domain-containing protein, protein MDAINDWENQALTHRNRLAPHAYFMGYETADLAATYSRELSRGFVQLSGSWQFRLFEGPAAVSNEALCTYKPEWDHVEVPHLWQVDGYGNLAYTDEGFPFPVDQPFVPSDDPTGVYQRIVKLPAVPAGAREIIRFDGIESYGELYVNGKFIGMTKGSRLSAEFDVTDALVEGDNLFAVKVLQYSDGSYIEDQDMWWASGIFRDVYLMQRPAAHLVDFRFRTHREGDAALITLDTVAEGASRVVYTLSDGQNVVATGECVDGHAECSVADAHFWNPEDPFLYDLTLEVYDGGEISEYVPHRQGLAEVTVEGNHIYLNGTYFKMHGVNRHDHDDHKGRAVGLERMRRDLELMKQHNINAVRTSHYANDPRFYELCDEYGIMLVAETDMESHGFENIGNIALVTDDPAWEPAYVDRVERLVMQERNHACIIMWSMGNESGYGCNIRAMYAKAHELDGRPVHYEEDRNADTVDVISTMYSRVSQMNDFGEHPFPKPRINCEYGHSMGNGPGGLSEYQEVFDRWDCIQGQFIWEWCDHGLAAVTEDGVAYDMYGGDNGDYPNNSNFCIDGMVFPWQQPSPGLTEYGQVICPVRMAYDAEAGELTVTNKRWFTTLEDVCLSAETLVDGDVVCRKTLMPGAVAPGESVQLPLVIREAAVGETLLTVHAYTMAAHAWCEPMFQLGASQFAIANHPAPAIAAPTRPELTVEETEQEIRIRSLNGELTFSKVNGTVSEWKASGRDVMTSGPQVGFWHPLVDNHAQEYDSLWKDNFIDVMQTSTRNVSWKQDDNAVVVTVSQRIAPPVRAFGMRVELVYTVLPSGRVDLKVSGEPYGDYSDIIPRIGISFEVPGCDRAVEWYGHGPGENYPDSLRANPVGHYRTTVDDMFTPYVMPQDCANREGTRWVALRSSHGDGLVVTRPSDAASNPFSFSAWPYSCEAIDNAKHVYDLVPGDTVTVNINDQLLGLGSNSWGSEVLDSYRTRFESFSFEVSLRPLTSADLAQALAPIKEA, encoded by the coding sequence ATGGACGCCATTAACGATTGGGAAAACCAAGCGCTCACCCACAGGAACCGCCTGGCACCCCATGCGTACTTTATGGGTTATGAGACCGCCGATCTCGCCGCTACGTACAGCCGCGAGCTGTCGCGCGGATTTGTCCAGCTGTCCGGCTCGTGGCAGTTCCGCCTTTTTGAGGGCCCCGCGGCCGTCTCCAACGAAGCACTTTGCACGTACAAGCCCGAGTGGGATCACGTGGAGGTTCCGCACCTGTGGCAGGTAGACGGCTATGGCAACCTTGCCTACACCGACGAGGGTTTTCCGTTCCCGGTGGATCAGCCGTTCGTTCCCTCCGACGACCCTACGGGCGTCTACCAGCGCATCGTCAAACTTCCCGCCGTGCCTGCCGGCGCTCGCGAGATTATTCGCTTCGACGGTATCGAGAGCTACGGCGAGCTGTATGTCAACGGCAAGTTTATCGGCATGACCAAGGGTTCGCGCCTGTCCGCCGAGTTTGACGTGACCGACGCGCTCGTCGAGGGCGACAACCTGTTTGCGGTCAAGGTTCTGCAGTACAGCGATGGTAGCTACATCGAGGACCAGGACATGTGGTGGGCATCGGGCATCTTCCGCGATGTGTACCTCATGCAGCGTCCCGCCGCGCATCTGGTCGACTTTAGGTTCCGCACGCACCGCGAGGGCGATGCCGCTCTGATCACGCTCGATACGGTTGCCGAGGGCGCAAGTCGCGTCGTGTATACGCTCAGCGATGGCCAGAATGTGGTCGCTACGGGCGAGTGCGTCGACGGCCATGCCGAGTGCAGCGTTGCCGATGCCCACTTCTGGAACCCCGAGGACCCCTTCCTCTATGACCTTACGCTTGAGGTCTACGACGGCGGCGAGATCAGCGAGTACGTTCCGCATCGCCAAGGCCTTGCCGAGGTGACGGTCGAGGGCAATCATATCTACCTTAACGGCACCTACTTTAAGATGCATGGCGTCAACCGCCACGACCACGACGATCACAAGGGTCGCGCCGTGGGTCTCGAGCGCATGCGCCGCGACCTGGAGCTCATGAAGCAGCACAACATCAACGCGGTGCGCACGTCCCACTACGCCAACGATCCGCGCTTCTACGAGCTGTGCGACGAGTACGGCATCATGCTGGTCGCCGAGACCGATATGGAGAGCCACGGCTTCGAGAATATCGGCAATATCGCCCTGGTCACCGACGACCCTGCCTGGGAGCCGGCTTACGTTGACCGTGTTGAGCGCCTGGTGATGCAGGAACGCAACCACGCGTGCATCATCATGTGGTCGATGGGCAACGAGAGCGGCTATGGCTGCAACATCCGCGCGATGTACGCCAAAGCTCACGAGCTCGACGGTCGTCCGGTCCACTACGAGGAGGATCGCAACGCCGATACCGTCGACGTCATTTCCACCATGTACTCCCGCGTGTCGCAGATGAACGACTTTGGCGAGCATCCGTTCCCCAAGCCGCGCATCAACTGCGAGTACGGCCACTCCATGGGTAATGGTCCCGGAGGCCTGTCCGAGTACCAGGAGGTCTTCGATCGCTGGGATTGCATCCAAGGCCAGTTTATTTGGGAATGGTGCGACCACGGTTTGGCTGCTGTGACCGAGGACGGCGTTGCCTACGACATGTATGGCGGCGACAACGGCGATTACCCCAACAACAGCAACTTCTGCATCGACGGCATGGTGTTCCCCTGGCAGCAGCCGAGCCCGGGCCTTACCGAGTACGGCCAGGTCATCTGCCCGGTTCGCATGGCCTACGATGCCGAGGCGGGCGAGCTGACCGTCACCAACAAGCGTTGGTTTACCACCCTCGAGGATGTCTGCCTGTCGGCGGAGACCCTGGTGGACGGCGACGTGGTCTGCCGCAAGACGCTCATGCCCGGTGCGGTTGCCCCCGGCGAGTCCGTCCAGCTTCCGCTGGTGATTCGCGAGGCCGCAGTGGGCGAGACCCTGCTGACCGTGCACGCCTACACCATGGCGGCTCACGCCTGGTGCGAGCCGATGTTCCAACTGGGTGCAAGCCAGTTTGCCATCGCAAACCATCCGGCGCCGGCAATTGCCGCCCCCACTCGTCCTGAGCTTACGGTCGAGGAGACCGAGCAGGAGATTCGTATTCGCTCCCTCAACGGCGAGCTGACCTTCAGCAAGGTCAACGGTACCGTGAGCGAGTGGAAGGCATCCGGTCGCGACGTCATGACCTCCGGTCCCCAGGTTGGTTTTTGGCATCCGCTCGTCGATAACCACGCCCAGGAGTACGACTCCCTGTGGAAGGATAACTTCATCGATGTGATGCAGACGTCTACCCGCAATGTTTCTTGGAAGCAGGACGACAATGCGGTTGTCGTTACCGTGAGCCAGCGTATCGCTCCTCCCGTCCGCGCGTTCGGCATGCGCGTCGAGCTCGTCTATACCGTGCTTCCGAGTGGCCGCGTCGACCTCAAGGTTTCCGGCGAGCCCTACGGCGACTATTCGGACATTATCCCGCGCATCGGCATCTCCTTCGAGGTCCCCGGTTGTGATCGTGCCGTCGAGTGGTATGGCCACGGCCCGGGCGAGAACTATCCGGACTCGCTGCGCGCCAACCCGGTCGGTCATTACCGCACTACGGTCGACGACATGTTCACGCCCTACGTTATGCCCCAGGACTGCGCCAACCGCGAGGGTACCCGCTGGGTCGCCCTGCGCTCCAGCCACGGTGACGGTCTGGTCGTGACGCGTCCGAGCGACGCCGCTTCCAATCCGTTCTCGTTCTCCGCATGGCCCTATAGCTGCGAGGCTATCGATAACGCTAAGCACGTCTACGATCTTGTCCCGGGCGACACGGTTACGGTCAACATCAACGACCAGCTGCTCGGCCTTGGTTCGAACTCTTGGGGTTCCGAGGTGCTCGATTCCTACCGCACCCGTTTTGAGAGCTTCAGCTTTGAGGTGTCCCTGCGACCGCTGACGTCTGCCGATCTGGCTCAGGCGCTGGCACCCATTAAGGAGGCATAA
- a CDS encoding LacI family transcriptional regulator, which translates to MTQPARTAPTLAEVAEAAGVSRSTASRALNDSPRISEETKKRVRAAAKKVNFVPNARGRALAVGRTEIIAVLVTEPLSELFSDPTYSEFLSGITEELSESSYLPVILQASSSHERNRAREHFERRSFDAAIDVSPYKGSELLEVLRELGVPTVLCGQLEGHPYRDVFSTVYSDDEEGGRFAALAMKDRGRKDIVAVLGPQDNPAVIDRLRGYRAILGESLPDENVIYTGWSSGDGYQATRRLLAREIHADGVLCGSDRIATGVIAAFNEAGISVPKDVSVVGFDDHEVAARSVPALTTIRQPLREEGRMAAGIALDMINGAVPTTTVMHMQLVQRDSL; encoded by the coding sequence ATGACCCAACCAGCACGCACCGCACCCACGCTTGCCGAGGTTGCTGAAGCTGCCGGTGTTTCGCGCTCCACGGCATCGCGTGCCCTCAACGACTCCCCCCGCATTAGCGAGGAAACTAAAAAGCGCGTCCGCGCGGCGGCGAAAAAGGTTAACTTCGTTCCCAACGCACGCGGCCGGGCGCTCGCCGTCGGACGCACGGAAATTATCGCCGTACTGGTTACCGAGCCTTTGAGCGAGCTGTTTAGCGATCCCACCTACAGTGAGTTTTTAAGCGGCATTACCGAGGAACTTTCGGAGTCGTCTTACTTGCCCGTGATCTTGCAGGCATCTTCCTCGCATGAGCGCAACCGCGCACGCGAGCATTTTGAGCGCCGCTCGTTTGACGCCGCCATCGACGTCTCGCCCTACAAGGGCAGTGAGCTGCTCGAGGTGCTGCGCGAGCTGGGCGTACCCACTGTGTTATGCGGCCAGCTCGAGGGCCATCCCTATCGCGACGTGTTCTCGACGGTCTACTCCGACGACGAAGAGGGCGGACGCTTTGCGGCGCTCGCTATGAAAGATCGCGGACGCAAGGACATCGTTGCCGTGCTGGGGCCGCAGGATAACCCCGCCGTCATCGACCGCCTTCGCGGCTACCGTGCAATTTTGGGCGAAAGCCTTCCGGATGAAAATGTCATCTATACCGGATGGAGCAGCGGAGACGGCTACCAAGCCACGCGGCGGTTGCTCGCGCGCGAAATACATGCCGACGGCGTGCTATGCGGATCGGACCGTATCGCAACCGGCGTTATCGCCGCATTCAACGAAGCAGGAATTAGCGTACCCAAAGACGTTTCGGTCGTGGGCTTCGATGACCACGAGGTCGCAGCTCGCAGCGTCCCCGCGTTGACGACCATTCGTCAGCCGCTTCGCGAGGAAGGCCGCATGGCCGCAGGCATTGCGCTCGATATGATCAATGGCGCCGTGCCCACCACCACCGTCATGCACATGCAGCTCGTTCAGAGAGACTCACTGTAG
- the aspS gene encoding aspartate--tRNA ligase, whose product MSQTRPIDEHSMHTRTCGELRRENVGEEVTLTGWVSRRRDHGGLIFCDLRDREGITQLTFDPEHSDGDAFKIAETMRPEWPIKIHGVVRSRGEETTNAKLATGEIEVLTDHAEVLNTSVTPPFQIEDGIETSEDTRLRYRYLDLRRPEMMANLKLRSDFTFAIREALHNREFMEVETPSLFKSTPEGARDFIVPSRIQPGNFYALPQSPQLLKQLLMVGGVERYYQVAKCFRDEDLRADRQPEFTQVDIEMSFVDQNDVMSALEEVLSDAFGRMGVEMPTPLRRMDYWEAMDTYGSDKPDTRYGMHLVDLTDIFANSKFKVFATAANEEGSVVKAINAKGAGAWARAKIDKLAGVASTFGAKGLAWIAFREDGSINSPIVKFFSDEEMAALRERMDVEPGDLVMFAAGPRLLSDEILGGMRSHMANALEVKREGHDFLWVVNFPLFHWDEDRKAYAAEHQPFTLPTETDIAKIEADPLAAGSCTYDFVMDGFEAGGGGMRIHNAEMQMSMLKLLGFTEERAESQFGFLMEALKFGAPPMGGFALGLDRVCMLLTGSDSIRDVMAFPKTASGSDLMSGAPSAVSGAQLKDVSLRLM is encoded by the coding sequence ATGAGCCAGACCCGTCCCATCGACGAGCATTCCATGCACACCCGTACCTGCGGCGAGCTTCGCCGCGAGAACGTGGGCGAAGAGGTCACCCTCACCGGTTGGGTGAGCCGTCGCCGCGACCACGGCGGCCTTATTTTCTGCGACCTTCGCGACCGCGAGGGCATCACGCAGCTCACCTTCGACCCCGAGCACTCCGACGGCGATGCTTTTAAGATCGCCGAGACCATGCGTCCCGAGTGGCCCATCAAGATTCACGGCGTCGTGCGCTCCCGTGGCGAGGAGACCACCAACGCCAAGCTCGCGACCGGCGAGATCGAGGTCCTGACCGACCACGCCGAGGTGCTCAACACGTCCGTCACCCCGCCGTTCCAGATCGAGGACGGCATCGAGACCAGCGAGGACACCCGTCTGCGCTATCGCTATCTGGACCTCCGTCGTCCCGAGATGATGGCCAACCTCAAGCTGCGCTCCGACTTTACCTTTGCCATTCGCGAGGCGCTGCACAACCGTGAGTTCATGGAGGTCGAGACGCCCTCCCTGTTTAAGTCCACGCCCGAGGGCGCTCGTGACTTCATCGTTCCCAGCCGTATCCAGCCGGGTAACTTCTACGCCCTGCCGCAGTCCCCGCAGCTCCTGAAGCAGCTGCTCATGGTCGGTGGCGTTGAGCGCTACTACCAGGTTGCCAAGTGCTTCCGCGACGAGGATCTGCGCGCCGACCGTCAGCCCGAGTTCACTCAGGTCGATATCGAGATGTCCTTCGTGGACCAGAATGACGTCATGAGCGCACTCGAAGAGGTCCTGTCCGATGCCTTCGGCCGCATGGGTGTCGAGATGCCCACGCCGCTGCGTCGCATGGACTACTGGGAGGCCATGGACACCTATGGCTCCGACAAGCCCGATACCCGCTATGGCATGCATCTGGTCGACCTGACCGACATCTTTGCCAACTCCAAGTTCAAGGTCTTTGCGACTGCCGCAAACGAGGAGGGTTCTGTCGTCAAGGCCATTAACGCCAAGGGCGCCGGTGCCTGGGCACGTGCCAAGATCGATAAGCTCGCCGGCGTGGCCTCCACGTTTGGCGCCAAGGGCCTGGCCTGGATCGCCTTCCGCGAGGACGGCTCCATCAACAGCCCCATCGTCAAGTTCTTCTCGGACGAGGAGATGGCCGCTCTGCGCGAGCGTATGGACGTCGAGCCCGGCGACCTTGTGATGTTCGCCGCCGGCCCGCGCCTGCTCTCCGACGAGATTCTGGGCGGCATGCGTTCGCACATGGCCAATGCGCTTGAGGTCAAGCGCGAGGGTCACGACTTCCTGTGGGTCGTCAACTTCCCGCTGTTCCATTGGGACGAGGATCGCAAGGCCTATGCTGCCGAGCATCAGCCCTTCACGCTGCCGACCGAGACCGACATCGCCAAGATCGAGGCCGACCCGCTGGCGGCCGGTTCCTGCACCTACGACTTTGTCATGGACGGCTTTGAGGCCGGCGGCGGCGGTATGCGTATCCACAACGCCGAGATGCAGATGTCCATGCTCAAACTCCTGGGCTTCACCGAGGAGCGAGCCGAGTCGCAGTTCGGCTTCCTCATGGAGGCGCTCAAGTTTGGTGCACCCCCGATGGGTGGTTTTGCTCTGGGCCTGGACCGCGTGTGCATGCTGCTCACCGGTTCCGACTCCATCCGCGACGTCATGGCGTTCCCCAAGACGGCCAGCGGCTCCGACCTCATGTCGGGTGCTCCGAGTGCCGTTTCCGGCGCCCAGCTCAAGGACGTCAGCCTGCGCTTGATGTAG
- the serB gene encoding phosphoserine phosphatase SerB: MTARLIVMDIDSTLINQEVIDLLGEEAGVGEQVAQITERAMRGELDFKQALVERVGLLAGLDDSVFERTFERVTFTPGALELVRSAHSKGWKVGVVSGGFHEVADKIAAAAGIDFCLANRLEVVDGKLTGKLAADIVTKESKLIQLLDWAVECGVDMAHTVAIGDGANDIPMIQAAGTGIAFCAKPKTREAAPFAIDERNLMLAMDIILRD, translated from the coding sequence ATGACTGCACGCCTCATCGTTATGGATATCGACTCCACGCTCATCAACCAGGAGGTCATCGACCTGTTGGGCGAAGAGGCCGGCGTAGGCGAACAGGTGGCACAGATCACCGAACGCGCCATGCGCGGCGAGCTGGACTTTAAGCAAGCGCTCGTGGAGCGCGTGGGGCTGCTCGCCGGCTTGGACGACAGCGTGTTCGAGCGCACCTTTGAGCGCGTGACGTTTACCCCCGGCGCGCTGGAGCTTGTGCGCTCGGCACACAGCAAGGGCTGGAAGGTCGGCGTGGTGAGCGGCGGCTTCCACGAGGTCGCCGACAAAATCGCGGCCGCCGCGGGCATCGATTTTTGCCTGGCCAACCGCCTGGAGGTCGTGGACGGCAAGCTCACCGGTAAGTTGGCTGCCGACATTGTGACCAAGGAGTCCAAGCTCATCCAGCTGCTGGACTGGGCAGTTGAGTGCGGCGTCGACATGGCCCACACGGTCGCTATTGGCGACGGGGCAAACGACATCCCCATGATCCAGGCCGCGGGCACGGGCATCGCGTTTTGCGCCAAGCCTAAGACGCGCGAAGCCGCCCCGTTTGCCATCGACGAGCGCAACCTGATGCTCGCCATGGACATCATCCTGCGTGACTAG
- the larB gene encoding nickel pincer cofactor biosynthesis protein LarB: MDKRDLEQLLSDVADGAVAPAVALTRIQTAPTADLGFAQLDLSRGVRQGAGEVVYGAGKTAEQIAAIIEALHDAGQERILVTRLDAEKAARTSELLDNGIDLGYVPDAQLALVGGKPSPTGNGRIVVACAGTSDLPVAEEAALTAEFYGNEVDRLYDVGVAGLHRLLAHAEELARAQVVIAIAGMEGALASVVGGLVSCPVIAVPTSVGYGASFGGVAALLAMLNSCASGVSVVNIDNGFGAAYQASLINHLSAGTPRAR, from the coding sequence ATGGATAAGCGAGATCTTGAGCAGCTGCTGAGCGATGTTGCCGACGGAGCAGTCGCCCCGGCAGTCGCCCTCACGCGCATCCAGACGGCGCCAACCGCCGATCTGGGTTTTGCGCAGCTCGATCTTTCGCGCGGAGTGCGCCAGGGAGCCGGCGAGGTTGTCTACGGCGCCGGTAAAACCGCCGAGCAGATTGCCGCCATTATCGAAGCGCTGCACGATGCCGGCCAGGAGCGCATCCTGGTCACGCGCCTGGACGCCGAAAAGGCAGCCCGCACCTCGGAACTCCTCGACAACGGCATCGACCTGGGATATGTCCCGGACGCACAGCTCGCCCTCGTAGGAGGCAAGCCCTCCCCTACCGGCAATGGACGCATCGTCGTCGCCTGCGCCGGTACGAGCGACTTACCCGTCGCCGAGGAGGCCGCGTTGACGGCCGAGTTCTATGGCAACGAGGTCGACCGCCTCTACGACGTGGGTGTCGCCGGCCTGCACCGTCTGCTCGCGCATGCCGAGGAACTTGCCCGGGCGCAGGTGGTCATCGCCATCGCCGGCATGGAGGGCGCACTGGCGAGCGTTGTCGGCGGCCTGGTGAGCTGTCCGGTCATCGCCGTTCCCACCAGCGTGGGTTACGGCGCGAGCTTTGGTGGCGTAGCCGCGCTGCTCGCCATGCTCAACTCCTGCGCCAGCGGCGTTTCGGTCGTCAATATCGACAACGGCTTTGGTGCCGCCTACCAGGCAAGTCTTATCAATCATCTGAGCGCCGGCACACCCCGCGCCCGTTAA
- a CDS encoding LarC family nickel insertion protein produces MSNHQHTLIIDGTSGISGDMTVAALLDLGASEEHLREQLATLPVDGFEIAVTRANKHGIDACDFDVQLAEELENHDHDMAWLYGNEATTEHTHEHEHHHHDHGEHEHEHCHDHDHEAHGHGHEDHHHAHHHHHRSLADVTAIIDGSQLSDGAKRRALTIFSVLAAAEAKAHGKTPDTVLFHEVGAVDSIVDVCSVAICLDDLGIEDIVVESLSEGHGTIRCAHGLMPIPVPAVVNLCQAGNIALTPAPVAGELVTPTGAAIVAALRTSEHLPARYRIEAVGYGAGKRPYEGCSGTLRCLLVHVDA; encoded by the coding sequence ATGTCCAACCATCAGCACACGCTTATCATCGACGGCACCTCGGGCATCAGCGGCGACATGACCGTCGCGGCCCTGCTCGACCTGGGCGCCAGCGAGGAGCACCTGCGCGAACAGCTCGCCACGCTGCCGGTCGACGGCTTTGAGATTGCCGTTACGCGTGCAAACAAGCATGGCATCGACGCCTGCGATTTCGACGTCCAACTTGCAGAGGAGCTCGAGAACCACGATCACGATATGGCCTGGCTCTACGGCAACGAAGCAACCACCGAACACACGCACGAGCATGAGCACCACCATCATGACCATGGCGAGCACGAACACGAGCACTGCCACGATCATGACCATGAGGCCCACGGTCATGGCCACGAGGACCATCATCACGCCCACCACCATCACCACCGTTCTTTGGCGGACGTCACCGCCATCATCGACGGCTCGCAGCTAAGCGATGGCGCCAAGCGTCGCGCCCTCACCATTTTTTCCGTACTCGCCGCTGCCGAGGCAAAGGCTCACGGCAAAACGCCCGACACCGTCCTGTTTCATGAAGTGGGCGCCGTCGACTCCATCGTCGACGTCTGCTCTGTCGCCATCTGCCTCGATGACCTGGGCATTGAGGACATCGTTGTCGAGTCGCTCTCCGAGGGCCACGGAACCATCCGCTGCGCCCACGGTCTCATGCCCATTCCCGTCCCCGCCGTTGTCAACCTATGCCAAGCAGGCAATATCGCCCTCACGCCCGCGCCGGTCGCCGGCGAGCTCGTGACGCCCACGGGCGCCGCCATCGTCGCCGCACTGCGCACGTCCGAGCACCTGCCAGCCCGCTACCGCATCGAAGCCGTCGGCTACGGCGCCGGCAAGCGCCCCTACGAGGGCTGCTCCGGCACGCTCCGTTGCCTGCTTGTTCACGTGGATGCATAG